The following coding sequences are from one Paenarthrobacter ureafaciens window:
- a CDS encoding amidohydrolase family protein produces the protein MIIDVHGHYTTEPAQLFAFRKAQLNGEKTTLAPISDDELRDSVEPNQLRVLRERGGDLMVLSPRASGMEHHVPHATTANAWARASNDLVHRVSEMYPEHFAPVAQLPQTPDGNFAGVIAELRRTVTELGFVGANLNPDPSGTWAGKPITDESWFDLYEVIQELDIPVMIHVSTACNPNFHTLGAHYLNADTSVFVQLLQSDLFHRFPGLRFVIPHGGGAIPYHWGRYRGLSMRNGWQDPSELLTNVYFDTAVYHQPGIDLLTRVVPAGNILFASEMLGAVRGADPQTGVEWDDTLVYVKNAGLSQEAERQILKENAIRVYPGLAARVPVTP, from the coding sequence ATGATCATCGACGTCCACGGACACTACACCACTGAACCTGCGCAGTTGTTCGCCTTCCGCAAGGCCCAGCTCAACGGGGAGAAGACCACCCTCGCTCCCATCAGCGACGACGAGCTTCGCGACAGCGTGGAGCCCAACCAGTTGCGGGTCCTGCGTGAGCGCGGCGGAGACCTCATGGTCCTCTCCCCGCGGGCCTCGGGCATGGAACACCACGTCCCTCATGCGACTACCGCCAATGCATGGGCGCGGGCCTCGAACGACCTCGTGCACCGCGTGAGCGAAATGTACCCGGAGCACTTCGCCCCCGTGGCCCAGTTGCCCCAGACCCCTGACGGCAACTTCGCCGGCGTTATCGCGGAGCTGCGCCGGACCGTGACGGAACTCGGTTTCGTGGGGGCGAACCTCAATCCGGATCCGTCCGGGACCTGGGCCGGGAAGCCCATCACCGACGAGTCCTGGTTCGATCTTTATGAAGTCATCCAGGAACTCGACATCCCGGTCATGATCCACGTGTCCACTGCCTGCAACCCGAACTTCCACACCTTGGGCGCTCATTACCTAAACGCGGATACCAGCGTCTTCGTGCAACTGCTGCAATCAGACCTTTTCCACCGTTTTCCGGGGCTGCGCTTCGTCATCCCCCACGGTGGCGGCGCCATTCCCTATCACTGGGGCCGGTACCGGGGCCTTTCCATGCGCAACGGCTGGCAGGACCCGTCAGAGTTGCTGACCAACGTCTACTTCGACACGGCCGTGTACCACCAGCCCGGCATCGACCTGCTGACCCGCGTGGTTCCGGCCGGAAACATCCTCTTCGCTTCGGAGATGCTCGGTGCGGTGCGCGGTGCAGATCCGCAGACCGGGGTGGAGTGGGATGACACTTTGGTCTATGTGAAGAACGCGGGCCTGTCCCAGGAGGCTGAACGCCAAATCCTTAAGGAGAACGCCATCCGCGTCTATCCGGGATTGGCCGCACGCGTTCCGGTCACCCCCTGA
- a CDS encoding NAD(P)/FAD-dependent oxidoreductase → MTNSVSGTLIVGASQAGLQIASSLREFGDTDPIVLVGNEDVAPYQRPPLSKAYLTGKATAESLSFRSPDWYAGKGIELRLSTHIQHLELDGPSSGSGAAITSTGEKIPFGRLALAVGGSPRRLAIPGADLDGVCVLRDMAQADDLRRRLDAAFNVVVIGGGFIGLEAAAAARAAGKDVTVVDVADRLLGRAVAPEVSAFYLAAHRRRGTKVLLSAAIEAIEGNDQNRVTGVRLGDGTVLPADVVLVGVGLVANTDLAAGLGLEIDRGIVVDALARTSNPNIVAAGDCTTLPHPLTGEGRYRIESVQNAVAQAQIAAATLMGRKRGPAAVPWFWSDQADLKLQIAGLSNGYDQVVVRGEPGEEQFSVLYYASGCLIAIDSVNAPRDYMVVRKLLGVGGTIPAGLAGDVSVPLRDLAAAAAV, encoded by the coding sequence ATGACCAACTCCGTCAGCGGAACCCTTATAGTCGGCGCCAGCCAAGCCGGCCTGCAGATTGCCTCGTCGTTGCGCGAATTCGGCGACACCGATCCCATCGTCCTGGTCGGCAACGAGGACGTTGCACCTTACCAGCGCCCGCCATTGTCCAAGGCCTACCTGACCGGCAAGGCCACGGCCGAGTCCCTCAGTTTCCGATCCCCCGATTGGTATGCGGGGAAGGGCATTGAGCTTCGCCTGTCCACCCACATCCAGCACCTCGAGCTGGACGGCCCCTCTTCGGGGAGCGGTGCGGCCATCACCAGCACCGGCGAGAAAATCCCGTTCGGCCGGCTCGCTCTTGCTGTGGGCGGCTCGCCGCGGCGTCTCGCTATTCCGGGCGCAGACCTCGACGGCGTCTGCGTCCTGCGCGATATGGCGCAGGCAGACGATCTCCGGCGCCGCCTTGACGCGGCATTCAACGTTGTGGTCATCGGAGGCGGCTTCATTGGCTTGGAAGCGGCTGCTGCCGCGAGGGCCGCAGGCAAGGACGTGACCGTCGTCGACGTCGCTGACCGGCTCTTGGGCCGTGCGGTGGCTCCGGAGGTCTCGGCGTTTTACCTGGCAGCGCACCGGCGGCGAGGCACCAAGGTGCTCCTGTCCGCAGCGATCGAGGCTATTGAGGGGAACGATCAGAACAGGGTCACCGGAGTCCGGCTTGGCGATGGCACGGTGCTGCCGGCCGACGTCGTACTGGTTGGCGTTGGGCTCGTGGCCAATACGGACCTGGCGGCAGGTCTTGGCCTTGAAATCGATCGTGGAATCGTTGTGGACGCACTGGCCCGCACCAGCAATCCGAACATCGTGGCCGCGGGTGACTGCACCACGCTCCCGCATCCCCTCACCGGTGAGGGCCGCTACCGGATCGAGTCGGTCCAGAACGCCGTAGCCCAGGCGCAGATCGCTGCCGCCACGCTCATGGGACGCAAGCGGGGGCCTGCGGCGGTTCCGTGGTTCTGGTCGGACCAGGCGGACCTGAAGCTGCAGATTGCCGGACTCTCCAACGGCTACGACCAAGTGGTAGTCCGTGGTGAACCGGGCGAGGAACAGTTCTCAGTCCTTTACTACGCCAGCGGCTGTTTGATTGCGATCGACTCCGTCAACGCGCCTCGCGACTACATGGTGGTCCGCAAGCTCCTGGGGGTGGGCGGAACCATTCCAGCCGGCTTGGCCGGGGATGTGAGCGTGCCGCTCAGGGATCTCGCCGCGGCTGCTGCAGTCTGA
- a CDS encoding FadR/GntR family transcriptional regulator, with protein MATSTEDLFLPVNVDRASQVIVDQIKVLIRAGKLQPGDRLPSERELCQRFNVSRVTVREALRVLETNGLLTIRVGSHGGAFLTTPSAERLGVGLADLLSLAPATAHDVTEARFIVELGTLPLAVERATEEDIAALFAMVGEAEAALKAGKYNVELSAAFHTRIAQCTHNPAVEMLMQSFNGPLRMSLEESHTTAPMGEQGIAEHRKLAEAIQARDVEGARKLMTEHLNRTAARVLPNS; from the coding sequence ATGGCTACCAGCACCGAGGATCTTTTCCTCCCTGTCAACGTTGACCGGGCCTCGCAGGTCATTGTTGACCAGATCAAGGTGCTCATCCGGGCCGGTAAGTTGCAGCCCGGGGACCGGCTCCCCAGCGAACGCGAACTGTGCCAGCGTTTTAACGTCAGCCGCGTAACTGTCCGCGAGGCATTACGGGTGCTGGAGACGAACGGGTTGTTGACTATCCGTGTCGGCTCCCACGGTGGCGCATTCCTCACCACGCCGTCAGCCGAGCGCTTGGGGGTTGGCCTGGCTGATCTGCTCTCGCTGGCGCCGGCCACGGCCCATGACGTGACCGAGGCGCGCTTCATCGTCGAGCTTGGCACCCTGCCTTTGGCGGTTGAGCGTGCCACCGAGGAAGATATTGCAGCTCTTTTTGCGATGGTCGGAGAAGCTGAAGCGGCGCTTAAGGCCGGCAAGTACAACGTTGAGCTTTCCGCTGCGTTCCATACCCGCATTGCGCAATGCACTCACAATCCGGCGGTCGAGATGCTGATGCAGAGCTTCAACGGCCCATTGCGGATGTCGCTCGAGGAGTCGCACACTACTGCGCCCATGGGTGAGCAAGGCATCGCGGAGCACCGCAAGCTGGCCGAGGCCATTCAGGCGCGCGATGTTGAGGGTGCCCGGAAGCTCATGACGGAGCACCTCAACCGGACGGCCGCCCGCGTCCTGCCAAACTCGTAG
- a CDS encoding isochorismatase family protein, with the protein MSDEAYKGFGASAERAVEAGQRPALLIIDVVTAFLGERGLSLEESIADRPLSCGPAGWSALTHIKELIEWAREKDFPVIYTVGDSGILGGALTRPVDERQSSHSEIAEIPDMLAPLPGEAVIAKPRASAFFGTPLAALLVKQKVDSLVVAGCTTSGCVRASVVDGHSHGWPVVIAEDAVFDRAKLSHDVSLFEMNAKYGQVASSKDIMEAYAVTA; encoded by the coding sequence ATGTCCGACGAAGCCTACAAGGGGTTCGGCGCTTCGGCGGAACGTGCTGTTGAGGCGGGCCAGAGGCCGGCGCTCCTGATCATTGACGTTGTCACCGCCTTCCTCGGTGAACGCGGCCTGTCCCTGGAGGAATCAATTGCGGACCGCCCACTCAGTTGCGGCCCCGCAGGCTGGTCCGCGCTGACTCATATAAAGGAACTGATCGAGTGGGCACGCGAGAAGGATTTTCCAGTGATCTATACAGTGGGAGACTCGGGAATCCTGGGTGGCGCTCTGACGCGCCCCGTCGATGAGAGGCAATCCAGCCACTCGGAAATCGCGGAAATTCCTGACATGCTCGCACCTCTTCCCGGGGAGGCCGTCATTGCCAAACCCCGCGCCAGCGCGTTCTTCGGAACCCCGTTGGCCGCTTTGCTGGTCAAGCAGAAAGTGGACAGCCTCGTTGTCGCCGGATGCACCACATCCGGATGCGTGCGGGCTTCCGTAGTGGATGGGCACTCCCACGGTTGGCCGGTAGTGATCGCCGAGGATGCCGTCTTCGACCGCGCGAAGCTGAGCCACGACGTTAGCCTTTTCGAGATGAATGCCAAGTACGGGCAGGTAGCGAGCTCCAAGGACATTATGGAGGCCTACGCAGTCACTGCATGA
- a CDS encoding polysaccharide deacetylase family protein: MITIEQELYDYSPIVDRPPLEWPGGKRVAFYVGLNIEHFELGKRSISISPGSAGLPLDPLNHGWRDYGMRVGIWRIIESLDRYRLRASALLNSDVCSRYPQVIDAGRERGWAWLAHGRNNSTLQAGMSPAEELDYLSGVMDTIALHTGSRPKGWLGPNATETPDTPRILSELGVSYLLDWPADDQPFHLNVPGMLSIPYSFEVNDVRMLGGAVSAGEFSRMAIDQYEQLSKDSDKGGRVMALPLHPFISGQPHRTKYLDLILSFITSQPDVWLTTSDEIARHYQLACPASLPQRGHHIHKTNSTH, from the coding sequence GTGATAACAATCGAGCAAGAGCTTTATGACTACAGTCCAATCGTCGATCGACCTCCTCTTGAGTGGCCCGGCGGCAAGCGGGTGGCATTTTATGTAGGCCTCAATATTGAGCATTTCGAATTGGGAAAGCGGTCGATATCAATTTCGCCCGGGTCCGCGGGCCTCCCCCTTGATCCGCTCAATCACGGTTGGCGGGATTACGGCATGAGGGTGGGGATTTGGCGAATTATCGAATCCCTTGACCGATACCGGCTACGCGCCAGCGCCCTGTTGAACTCGGACGTCTGCAGTCGTTATCCGCAGGTAATCGATGCAGGCAGGGAGCGGGGGTGGGCCTGGCTTGCCCACGGCCGTAACAATTCCACGCTGCAGGCGGGCATGTCGCCTGCAGAAGAGTTGGACTACCTCAGCGGAGTGATGGACACGATCGCCCTGCACACGGGCTCGCGACCCAAGGGGTGGTTGGGGCCCAATGCCACTGAAACACCCGATACTCCGAGGATCCTCAGCGAACTTGGAGTGAGCTATCTGCTGGACTGGCCTGCGGATGACCAGCCTTTTCACCTCAACGTGCCGGGGATGCTGAGCATCCCGTACTCCTTCGAAGTTAACGATGTGAGGATGCTGGGCGGCGCGGTCAGTGCGGGCGAGTTCTCGCGCATGGCAATTGACCAGTACGAACAGCTTAGTAAGGACTCGGATAAAGGTGGTCGGGTTATGGCATTGCCCCTGCATCCTTTTATAAGCGGCCAGCCGCACCGGACAAAGTACCTGGACTTGATTCTAAGTTTCATCACCAGCCAGCCCGATGTCTGGCTGACTACCAGCGACGAAATCGCCCGTCATTACCAGCTTGCTTGTCCGGCATCCCTGCCGCAGCGGGGCCACCACATCCACAAAACCAACTCCACACATTAG
- a CDS encoding ABC transporter permease — protein MKARKQVLGLAGIAGFLLLSELSSRSGLVDSRFMPPASDIVGALMGNLVHHKFWIAAGQTMQAWAIGLAISLVLGVLLGFVIGSSTVLRRLTNSTVEFLRPIPSVALIPLAVLLFGVKIESSLMLIIYASFWQIFIQVLYGVADVDNIAMQTARSYGLNSLARIRHLVFPTTLPYLMTGLRLATAVALILAVTAGLVIGSPGLGREIALAQSGGAVPEMYALAVATGLIGVGINIAMRKVERRVLSWHSSVRSEAIA, from the coding sequence ATGAAAGCCCGAAAGCAGGTGCTGGGTCTCGCCGGGATCGCGGGGTTCCTGCTGCTATCCGAACTGAGTTCCCGTTCAGGGCTTGTGGACTCTCGGTTCATGCCACCCGCCAGCGACATCGTGGGCGCGCTTATGGGCAATCTGGTGCACCACAAGTTCTGGATTGCGGCAGGACAGACGATGCAGGCGTGGGCGATCGGCCTGGCCATTTCCCTTGTTTTGGGTGTCCTCCTTGGATTCGTCATCGGGTCTTCAACCGTTCTTCGCCGCCTGACCAATTCCACAGTGGAGTTCCTCCGACCGATTCCCTCGGTTGCGTTGATCCCGCTCGCGGTGTTGCTGTTCGGCGTAAAGATCGAGTCGTCGCTGATGTTGATCATCTACGCGTCGTTCTGGCAGATCTTCATTCAGGTTCTCTATGGCGTGGCTGATGTGGACAACATCGCAATGCAAACGGCCCGGTCTTATGGACTGAATTCCTTGGCCCGGATCCGGCATCTCGTTTTCCCCACCACACTGCCGTACCTGATGACCGGCCTTCGCTTGGCCACAGCCGTCGCCTTGATCCTGGCCGTGACCGCCGGCCTCGTCATCGGCTCCCCTGGATTGGGCCGCGAGATTGCCCTGGCCCAGTCCGGTGGCGCGGTTCCGGAAATGTACGCCCTGGCTGTAGCCACCGGCCTCATTGGCGTGGGCATCAATATTGCCATGCGGAAGGTGGAACGGCGGGTCCTGTCCTGGCACTCATCGGTCCGGTCGGAGGCGATTGCATGA
- a CDS encoding ABC transporter permease — translation MNILKRFLYASALPVVLVAIWWATSSTSTNFFVPKPAPLVSTFVETWVGERIFSDVLPSIGRLLAGVAMAILLGVLCGLLIGSVRWLRELTEPILEFFRAIPPPVLVPVLILLLGVNDSMKVTVIVSGCIWPVLLNTIEGVRAIDSVLADSARTYGITGPARVRHLVLPSALPQIMAGIRQCLSLGLILMVISEMFASSSGLGFTIVQFQRSFAVPEMWSGIVLLGLIGVVMSFIFQWAERRVLRWYHGLREVENAA, via the coding sequence ATGAACATCCTGAAGCGTTTCCTCTATGCAAGTGCCCTGCCTGTGGTCCTGGTCGCGATCTGGTGGGCAACGAGTTCCACCTCAACGAACTTTTTCGTCCCCAAGCCCGCCCCTCTCGTTTCGACGTTTGTAGAGACCTGGGTGGGAGAACGAATCTTCTCGGACGTGCTGCCGAGCATCGGCCGGCTGCTGGCGGGAGTTGCTATGGCAATCCTGCTCGGAGTCCTTTGTGGGCTGCTCATCGGCTCCGTCCGTTGGCTGCGTGAACTGACTGAACCGATCCTGGAATTCTTCCGCGCCATTCCGCCACCAGTTCTGGTGCCGGTGCTCATCCTCCTGTTGGGGGTCAACGATTCCATGAAGGTAACCGTGATCGTCTCCGGCTGCATATGGCCGGTGTTGCTCAACACCATCGAAGGCGTCCGGGCAATTGATTCGGTGTTGGCGGACTCGGCACGCACCTACGGGATCACCGGCCCGGCGCGGGTTCGGCACCTCGTCCTGCCTTCCGCGTTGCCGCAGATCATGGCCGGCATCCGCCAATGCCTCTCTCTCGGATTAATCCTCATGGTTATTTCCGAAATGTTCGCCTCATCCTCGGGGCTCGGCTTCACCATCGTCCAGTTCCAGCGGTCCTTCGCAGTTCCGGAGATGTGGTCCGGCATCGTGCTCCTGGGCCTCATCGGCGTCGTCATGTCATTCATCTTCCAGTGGGCCGAGCGGCGAGTGCTGCGTTGGTACCACGGCTTGCGAGAGGTAGAAAATGCAGCCTGA
- a CDS encoding ABC transporter ATP-binding protein: MQPESIYATPGSQKNALPTERAMLSVRGLKKVYQTDGGEIEAVRSLNFDLRPGELACLVGPSGSGKTTLLKCISGLMSPTAGEVRLNGEPVVGPPKKMAVVFQEYGRSLFPWMRIRENVELPLKNQGVPKAERDRLVEEALEAVGLSHVPLSYPWQLSGGMQQRVAIARAIAYQPEVLLMDEPFAAVDAQTRADLEDLIRTVWKKLGVTVLFVTHDIDESVYLGERVIILSSSPTVVQEDLVIDLPAERDQLNTRTLPRFTELRHHVYEQIQLAKKGHRPAGGGV; the protein is encoded by the coding sequence ATGCAGCCTGAATCCATCTATGCCACACCCGGTTCGCAAAAGAATGCCCTTCCAACCGAACGTGCAATGCTCTCCGTTCGCGGGCTCAAGAAGGTCTACCAGACCGACGGCGGTGAGATTGAAGCCGTGCGGAGCCTGAACTTCGACCTCCGCCCAGGGGAACTGGCATGTCTGGTGGGTCCCTCCGGTTCAGGGAAGACCACCTTGCTCAAGTGCATCTCAGGGCTGATGTCCCCGACCGCCGGCGAAGTCCGCTTGAATGGCGAGCCTGTCGTCGGGCCTCCGAAGAAGATGGCCGTCGTGTTCCAGGAATATGGGCGGTCCCTCTTTCCGTGGATGCGGATCCGTGAAAACGTCGAGCTTCCTTTGAAAAACCAAGGCGTGCCCAAGGCTGAGCGTGACCGGCTCGTTGAAGAGGCCCTCGAAGCCGTGGGATTGTCGCACGTGCCGCTTTCCTACCCTTGGCAGCTGTCCGGCGGCATGCAACAGCGCGTTGCGATTGCCCGGGCCATCGCCTACCAGCCGGAGGTCCTGCTCATGGACGAGCCCTTCGCAGCGGTGGACGCACAGACCCGCGCTGATTTGGAGGACCTTATCCGGACGGTCTGGAAGAAGCTGGGTGTGACCGTACTCTTCGTCACCCACGACATCGATGAATCTGTCTACCTGGGCGAACGCGTCATCATCCTCTCAAGTTCCCCCACCGTCGTCCAGGAAGACCTTGTCATAGACCTGCCCGCGGAGCGCGACCAGCTAAATACCCGCACACTGCCCCGCTTCACGGAGCTCCGGCATCACGTCTACGAGCAGATCCAGCTCGCCAAGAAGGGCCACCGCCCCGCGGGCGGGGGCGTGTGA
- a CDS encoding ABC transporter substrate-binding protein: protein MNKRFLALAALSALLLSACGGPEEPSANAPTKVTAGVIPIVDSAPIWLGKSKGFFEEEGLDLDIKTGSGGGAILPAVVSGSYDFGMGNTVSVLLARDKGIDVKFVSNEATTAGAPKSQAVIVPNDSPIKKPADLAGKTVAVLGISGSVDTTIRALVDADGGDSSTMKFVEIAPSEVQAAVEKKQVDAGWILAPFLQKAVAEGSRVVSYNFSEFSPNFTLAGYFATNDTVKNRPKVVESFNKALAKSVAYAQEHPDEVRQIVTTYTKNTVEQLESMDLPTFTVDFDMEAEGKLADVVHKYGMVKQKPELGDIFP from the coding sequence TTGAATAAACGTTTCCTCGCACTCGCTGCCCTCTCCGCGTTGTTGTTGAGCGCTTGCGGAGGTCCGGAAGAACCTTCCGCCAACGCACCGACAAAAGTCACCGCCGGAGTCATTCCCATTGTGGACTCAGCACCCATTTGGCTCGGAAAGTCCAAGGGCTTTTTTGAAGAAGAAGGCCTTGACCTGGACATCAAGACAGGATCCGGGGGCGGCGCCATCCTCCCCGCAGTCGTCTCCGGAAGCTACGACTTCGGCATGGGAAACACGGTCTCTGTCCTTCTGGCCCGCGACAAGGGCATCGACGTGAAATTCGTGAGCAACGAGGCCACCACGGCCGGAGCGCCCAAGTCCCAGGCAGTGATCGTTCCCAACGACTCCCCCATCAAGAAACCTGCGGACCTTGCCGGCAAGACCGTCGCCGTGCTTGGCATCTCGGGTTCGGTGGATACCACCATCAGGGCCCTGGTTGACGCTGACGGGGGCGACTCAAGCACCATGAAATTTGTCGAGATTGCGCCTTCCGAGGTCCAGGCCGCTGTTGAAAAGAAGCAGGTCGACGCCGGCTGGATCCTGGCACCGTTCCTGCAGAAGGCCGTCGCGGAGGGCAGCCGGGTAGTTTCATATAACTTCTCCGAGTTCTCTCCGAACTTCACGTTGGCCGGCTACTTCGCCACGAACGACACCGTCAAGAACCGACCAAAAGTAGTGGAGTCGTTCAATAAGGCCCTGGCCAAGTCAGTGGCATACGCGCAGGAACACCCGGATGAGGTCCGCCAAATCGTCACCACGTACACCAAGAACACCGTTGAGCAGCTGGAATCGATGGACCTTCCCACCTTCACCGTGGACTTTGACATGGAAGCGGAAGGCAAGCTGGCCGACGTCGTACATAAGTACGGCATGGTGAAGCAGAAGCCGGAACTCGGGGACATCTTCCCCTAA
- a CDS encoding helix-turn-helix domain-containing protein: METTGLWLERIEAGIADDDLSKALDEALARHEITARAAQAARNINALLRGQRQREDLLRALHDTATDLTGIRDVEAVLLAIVKRTRVLAGSDMSYISLNDYDQNETYIRKSDGVATEDYRTIRMPIGTGVLGKAAAGLAPYQTTDYLTDDGLSRLPHIDAIVAKEGVRAILGVPLQIYGRVIGALLIADRRPRTYPPELVDLVDTGAKHAAVAIDNARRFADAASALQRLGNENRTRLEEMGVLQSLIDLDERFIEVVVQGNGLEGFAALSRQILGTDVLILDAANGVLEEEHGTSLQQGGVPFSATLMGDDGRRALASGVVQALASGRPYAFTVAQSELVLITAKAGSTHLATLVARGPFTDSQRTIAERLAVFLTVLRLFDQAMHDSAQRVQFEVLDDLISDRDVPLELIQQRAARFGVPAAGGMTVAVFDSGGADYARVEKIIREGLGPVKALIARRGSRTYLLASGSRNITQSVMTRLKESNVPATAGHASTANGLAGIKKAHRQAELALSSLLVLGRKGELLDGNHLGNLGLLLNALHSNEDQEDFYSQIEPLIKHDTLHNTELTRTAWTFLETNHSIARTAEGLFIHRNTVKQRLERIALLMGGDWLDSTRQLDIHLCLRIWHLQTAGSAGR; encoded by the coding sequence ATGGAAACCACCGGATTGTGGCTGGAACGCATCGAAGCCGGCATCGCCGACGATGACCTGTCCAAAGCCTTGGACGAGGCCTTGGCGCGCCATGAAATCACGGCACGGGCTGCCCAGGCCGCCCGCAACATCAACGCCCTCCTGCGTGGACAGCGGCAGCGCGAAGACTTGCTCAGGGCGCTGCATGACACGGCTACGGACCTGACGGGGATCAGGGATGTCGAGGCGGTGTTGCTGGCAATCGTCAAACGCACCCGTGTCCTCGCCGGAAGCGACATGTCATACATCAGCCTCAACGACTACGACCAGAACGAAACCTACATCCGGAAGTCCGACGGCGTCGCCACCGAGGATTACCGGACAATCCGGATGCCGATCGGAACCGGCGTTCTGGGTAAGGCTGCTGCCGGGCTTGCTCCCTACCAAACCACCGACTACCTCACCGATGACGGCCTCTCCCGTCTGCCCCACATCGATGCCATTGTGGCCAAGGAGGGAGTACGGGCAATACTTGGGGTTCCGCTTCAGATCTACGGCAGAGTCATCGGTGCGCTGCTGATCGCCGACCGGCGCCCCCGGACGTACCCGCCCGAACTTGTTGACCTGGTGGACACAGGCGCAAAGCATGCCGCAGTTGCCATCGACAACGCCCGGCGCTTTGCGGACGCTGCGTCCGCTCTCCAGCGCCTGGGCAATGAGAACCGCACCAGGCTCGAGGAGATGGGTGTCCTTCAAAGCCTCATCGACCTGGACGAAAGGTTCATTGAGGTCGTAGTCCAGGGAAACGGTCTGGAAGGCTTCGCTGCCCTCTCCCGGCAGATACTCGGAACGGACGTCCTGATATTGGACGCAGCAAACGGAGTCCTCGAGGAAGAGCATGGAACCTCACTACAGCAGGGAGGAGTCCCCTTCAGCGCCACCCTTATGGGGGACGATGGACGACGCGCCCTCGCTTCAGGTGTGGTTCAAGCACTGGCCTCCGGGCGCCCGTACGCCTTCACAGTTGCTCAATCAGAGCTCGTCCTCATCACAGCCAAAGCCGGGTCGACGCATCTGGCCACCCTGGTAGCCAGGGGCCCGTTCACCGACAGCCAACGCACGATCGCCGAGCGATTGGCCGTTTTCCTGACGGTTCTGCGTCTTTTTGACCAGGCAATGCACGACTCTGCCCAACGAGTTCAATTCGAAGTCCTCGATGACCTCATCTCCGACCGTGATGTTCCGCTGGAACTCATCCAGCAAAGAGCGGCGCGCTTTGGCGTCCCCGCAGCCGGGGGAATGACCGTGGCGGTTTTCGATTCCGGCGGAGCGGACTACGCACGGGTGGAGAAGATCATCCGTGAGGGGCTGGGACCAGTGAAAGCCCTGATTGCACGCCGCGGCTCCCGTACTTACCTTCTGGCATCGGGAAGCCGCAACATCACGCAGTCGGTGATGACAAGATTGAAGGAATCCAACGTCCCCGCAACTGCAGGACACGCCAGCACGGCCAACGGACTCGCGGGCATTAAGAAAGCCCACCGGCAGGCTGAGCTAGCCCTTTCCAGCCTCTTGGTGCTCGGCCGCAAGGGCGAACTCCTCGATGGAAACCATCTTGGGAACCTGGGCCTGCTGCTCAACGCGCTCCACTCAAACGAGGACCAAGAAGACTTTTACTCCCAGATCGAACCGCTCATCAAGCACGACACCCTGCACAACACCGAGCTGACCCGGACGGCCTGGACTTTCCTGGAAACAAACCACAGCATTGCCCGCACAGCAGAAGGCCTCTTCATCCATCGCAACACCGTCAAACAACGCCTTGAACGCATCGCCCTGTTGATGGGTGGAGACTGGCTCGACTCCACCCGTCAACTGGACATCCATCTCTGCCTGCGGATCTGGCACCTCCAGACCGCAGGCAGTGCAGGGCGCTGA
- a CDS encoding N-acyl homoserine lactonase family protein, producing the protein MGDDMKLHVLSSGVMECDHTWLLLKGGTTIMDRNHKDAPPAWGDCPTHAVLIEHPEGRVLWDTGVPRDWETRWEPTGFQDFFPVKEDPSGPGYLDSALAELELEPSDIDILVLSHLHFDHAANAKMFDNGKTRIIASSDEIQGVQGISGAFQGAHLVSDFDGLNLEAVSGDAEILPGVNVIATPGHTWGTMSLQVDLPNDGTKIFTSDAVYLGASWGPPAVGAAIVWDNVKWLESVDKLRGIAQRTNAEVIFGHDPEQRKTLRFAPDGYYS; encoded by the coding sequence ATGGGCGACGATATGAAACTGCATGTGCTCTCCAGCGGGGTCATGGAATGCGACCACACGTGGCTGCTCCTCAAGGGCGGGACCACCATCATGGACCGCAATCATAAGGACGCGCCTCCGGCGTGGGGTGACTGCCCCACGCACGCGGTGTTGATCGAGCATCCCGAGGGCAGGGTACTTTGGGACACCGGAGTTCCCCGCGACTGGGAGACGCGGTGGGAGCCCACCGGGTTCCAAGACTTTTTCCCCGTCAAAGAAGATCCGTCGGGTCCGGGATACCTTGATTCAGCACTCGCCGAGCTGGAGCTCGAGCCGAGCGACATCGATATCCTCGTCCTCTCGCACCTTCATTTCGACCACGCGGCCAACGCCAAAATGTTCGACAACGGCAAGACCCGCATTATCGCGAGCAGCGATGAAATCCAGGGCGTACAGGGCATCTCCGGCGCGTTCCAAGGGGCACATCTGGTTTCGGACTTCGACGGCCTCAACCTCGAAGCGGTGTCCGGTGATGCTGAGATCCTTCCGGGAGTGAACGTTATCGCAACCCCGGGTCACACCTGGGGAACAATGTCCTTGCAGGTGGACCTCCCCAATGACGGAACAAAGATTTTCACATCTGATGCCGTCTACCTCGGAGCCAGCTGGGGTCCTCCGGCCGTCGGCGCAGCCATTGTCTGGGACAACGTGAAGTGGCTCGAATCCGTGGACAAGCTGCGGGGCATAGCCCAACGCACCAACGCGGAGGTCATCTTTGGCCACGACCCCGAGCAGCGCAAGACGCTGCGGTTCGCACCAGACGGCTACTACTCCTAG